ACCTTATCTTGCAAACCGCGCAAACGGCTCACGCTAATCACTATCGCCAGCACAGTCGCTATCACCGCAACCCACATACTCAGCTGAACGGCGTGACCTTCCTGCATTGCGCCGCGGCTTGCCATAACCGAAAGAATCACCCCGACAAACGCCGCCCCCAGACACTGACCGAAGGTGCGCATAATCGCCAATACGCCGGAAGCGTAACCGCTGTTTTCTCGCGAGGCATTGGATAACATTTCGCGGTTATTCGGGCTCTGGAAACAGCCGAAACCGATGCCACAAATCAAACTGCGCAGGCCGATATCCCATGCCTGTGGATGTCCGGGAAGTTGTGCCAGCAGCACCAGCCCAAGGGCAAAAATACTTAATCCCACGGTTGAGATAATTGCTGCCGGATAGCGATCGGCGAGGCGTCCGGCGTGCGGTGCAGCAAGAATAATCCCGATCGGCCAGGGGGTGAAAAGCAAGGCGGATACAAAGGCGCTGTAGCCGTACACGCTCTGAAAGAGAAAAGGCAATGCCACAAACGTGATGCCCTGACTGACAAAAGAGGCCAGTGAAGTGAGCGCTGCCAGCGAAAAGCGTGAGGATGCAAACATGGCCAATGGCAGAAGCGGCTTCGGCGCGCGGCGCTGACGCCAGATAAACGCCATACCGGCGAGGATAGCGGTCAGCCCGTAGATGACGGCGGTAATCAGATCGTCTTTGCCCGGATGTGAGAAGGCGTCTGCCGCCATGATCAACGCACCGAGCATTGCCGCTGACAAAAATGCACCGGCGAAATCGAAAGGTTCCTTCGTTTTCGCCGGATTATTGGGAATGACGCGAAGGGTCAGGATCACCGCAATAATGCCCAACGGGATATTTATCGCGAACAACCATTGCCAGCTCATCGCCGACAAAATCGTCCCGCCCAATACCGGTGCGATGGCGGTGCTGGTGCCAATCAGCAGGGCGTTGATGCCGAGTACTCGCCCGAGCAGGCGGTTGGGAAAGACCGAGCGGAGAATAGCGGGGCCGATACTCAGCGTCGCCGCGCCCCCAATACCCTGAAGAACGCGCATGGTCACCAGCATATCCAGCGAAGAGGATAACGCGCACCCCACGGAGGTTAAGGTAAACACTGTCAGGCCGAGGGCGAACAGCGAGCGAAATCCGATACGGGTAGCGAGCGCGGCGAAAATTGCCAGCGTCATGGCGGCGGATAACAGATAGCCGTTCGATACCCAGACCGTCGCACCGGCGGAGACGTCCAGCGTCCGCGCTATTTGCGGTAACGCGATGTTCACCATCGAACCGTCAAACACGGCCATGGTGGTCATCGTCATCACAGCGGCCATCGCTAAACCGCGCTCTCGGCCTGGCAGTCCTTCATCGCCCGGCTGATCGGTAAATAATGCCATGTCTTTATGTTCTCTCAATAATGTGGAATGCAGGCACTATAGCCTTGCGTGAGGTGCGGCGGAAGGTGCAGCATTTGCACTTAATACCTGCATCAGACGCCTTCTCTCGAATTTCAGCCTGAGTTATCATGAAGCATGACTGAACCCGATTTGAACTTACTCATCGCGCTGGACGTACTTCTGGCTGAAGGAAGTGTGGCGGGCGCTGCCCGTCGCTTAGGCCTGAGCGCCTCGGCTATGAGCCGGACGCTGAGCCGCCTGCGCACGACGACCGGCGATCCGCTGCTGGTGCGGGCTGGGCGTCAGATGGTGCTGACGCCTTATGCCGAAGAGATCCGTGAGCGCACGCAAAATGCCACTCTTGAGGCGCGCGCGTTGTTACGCCCTTCGGCATCGGTACTCAATTTACCGATGCTTGATCGCACCTTTATCCTACGTTCCAACGACGGTTTTGTCCTGGCGTTTGGTGCAACGCTTATCGCCGAGGTGGCGGCGGTGGCACCGCGCGTCTGTCTGCGATTTGCGCCGAAACCGGAAAAAAGCTCGACGCATCTGCGGGAAGGGCGGGTCGATCTTGAGATTGGCGTGCTGAGTAATATGGGGCCGGAAATCCGTATTCAGACACTGTTCCGTGACCGCTTTGTCGGGGTGGTCCGAAAAGGCCATCCGCTTGAACTAAAAAGCGAGATTACCGCTGCCGACTATGCCGCGTGCGGGCATGTGGTGGTGTCGCGTCGCGATGGTATCCGCGGGCCGGTGGATGATGCGCTGGCGGAACTGGGTTTAGAACGTCAAATCGCCACCATTGTGCCCGGCTTCTCCGCCGCGCTGGCGATCGCTCAAGCCTCCGATCTGGTGGCATTAGTACCGGCGTCCTTTCTCATCAGCCAGCCGGTTGTCGAAAGAAACAGCGCATCCGCCACGTTTTGGATTTTCGACCTGCCGGTAAAAACCCGTGAAATCACCATCTCGCAGATGTGGCATCCGCGTTCTGAAGTGGATCCGGCGCACCGCTGGTTGCGCCAACTCGTGCTGAACGTTTGCCGGCAGAAGGTATCGGATCAGGCAAATTAAGAATATACGTAATTATGCTTCCAGATAATGTTTAAGCGTCATACGCAGATCGGGCGTTAACTCTTTAATGTTATTCAGCATCCAGCGTAAATACATCGGGTCATCTTGTGCAATTTCCTCAATCTTCTTACCCCGGTATTTGCCGAACATCATGGTGGTGACCAGTGCGGGACGCCCGGTAATGCCAACCATCTCCTCCGGCGTCCAGTCTGACTCCTCCATGATGCGGATCAGTAACGCAGCGGTGATGTAACAGTCAAACAGCGCGCGGTGATGATGCAGTTCCGCGGGGGTCTGCACATTGAGTTTAAGAGATTTGTATAACGCCATGTTGCTGTACTTGATGCCCGGCCACAGGCGGCGCGAGAGTTTAACGGTGCAAATCCAGTCACCCGGCATTTCCGGCAGCATACGCTGGTCGAAACTGGCGTTGTGGGCCACATAATAAGGGCTGCCGTGATAACGGGGGATCACCTCTTCAATCCACGGTTTGTCGGCTACCATCGCCTCAGTGATTTTGTGGATCGCCATCGCCTGATGGCTGATAGGGCGATCGGGGCGCACCAGATCGCTCATCGGGTTGACGATTTGTCCATCCACGATATCGACCGAGGCCACTTCAACGACGCCACCCTGCAATCCGCAGGTTTCCGTATCAATTACTCGCAACATATTCCACTCCAGAAGTCACCGGGCGCATGCCAGACCATGGGCCGATCCTAAGTTATCTTGCCGGTGAGTTCAATCCGGGGTATCCAGGCGCTACTGCAAGGGACGTCCTCTTTACCCGATAAAGATATTCTGTCGATATCTCCCCACAATCATTCCGTCTATTTCCTGTACAGATCACACTTCTCCCTGCTTTCGTGAAAATGCTCACATTCCCCCGTGCGGATGCCCAAACATACGTCGAAATTTTCGGCTTTTAGCCGTGGAAATGTGCAAATAAAGTGGCTAACTTCGATAATGAAACGCTATTTTATTAATGCTGGATTGCGGTTTTAACCAAGTGTGAGTGCGCTCACAAAGTTGACGGAACCCGTAATCCCGGAGCGCCCTGACGGGCATTCACTCTCTCAGTAATGGCAGGTATCGCTGTGAAAATAAGTTCTGTTGAAGTTTCTGTTTTTACTTATCCGACGCGTCGTGTATCAGACAGCGCGGGTCATTCTCATCCGGGTGAAGAAAGTCTGGCAAAAATGGCGATGTTGACCATTTCCACCGATGAAGGCGATTGCGGTTATTCGTTCGCGCCGCCGGAAGTTGTGCGTCCGCACGTGGTCAATGCTTTCTTTAGAAAAGTATTGATCGGCCAGAACCCGTTTGACCGCGAACGTCTGTGGCAGGATCTGGTTCACTGGCAGCGCGGCAGTGCGCACCAGCTGACCGAGCGCGCTCTGTCGTTTGTCGAGCAGGCGCTGTGGGATTTAATTGGCCGCAAACTGAATATGCCGGTGCATAAGCTGCTGGGCGGATT
Above is a window of Enterobacteriaceae bacterium Kacie_13 DNA encoding:
- a CDS encoding MFS transporter; this translates as MALFTDQPGDEGLPGRERGLAMAAVMTMTTMAVFDGSMVNIALPQIARTLDVSAGATVWVSNGYLLSAAMTLAIFAALATRIGFRSLFALGLTVFTLTSVGCALSSSLDMLVTMRVLQGIGGAATLSIGPAILRSVFPNRLLGRVLGINALLIGTSTAIAPVLGGTILSAMSWQWLFAINIPLGIIAVILTLRVIPNNPAKTKEPFDFAGAFLSAAMLGALIMAADAFSHPGKDDLITAVIYGLTAILAGMAFIWRQRRAPKPLLPLAMFASSRFSLAALTSLASFVSQGITFVALPFLFQSVYGYSAFVSALLFTPWPIGIILAAPHAGRLADRYPAAIISTVGLSIFALGLVLLAQLPGHPQAWDIGLRSLICGIGFGCFQSPNNREMLSNASRENSGYASGVLAIMRTFGQCLGAAFVGVILSVMASRGAMQEGHAVQLSMWVAVIATVLAIVISVSRLRGLQDKVQRVK
- a CDS encoding LysR family transcriptional regulator → MTEPDLNLLIALDVLLAEGSVAGAARRLGLSASAMSRTLSRLRTTTGDPLLVRAGRQMVLTPYAEEIRERTQNATLEARALLRPSASVLNLPMLDRTFILRSNDGFVLAFGATLIAEVAAVAPRVCLRFAPKPEKSSTHLREGRVDLEIGVLSNMGPEIRIQTLFRDRFVGVVRKGHPLELKSEITAADYAACGHVVVSRRDGIRGPVDDALAELGLERQIATIVPGFSAALAIAQASDLVALVPASFLISQPVVERNSASATFWIFDLPVKTREITISQMWHPRSEVDPAHRWLRQLVLNVCRQKVSDQAN
- the exoX gene encoding exodeoxyribonuclease X, whose protein sequence is MLRVIDTETCGLQGGVVEVASVDIVDGQIVNPMSDLVRPDRPISHQAMAIHKITEAMVADKPWIEEVIPRYHGSPYYVAHNASFDQRMLPEMPGDWICTVKLSRRLWPGIKYSNMALYKSLKLNVQTPAELHHHRALFDCYITAALLIRIMEESDWTPEEMVGITGRPALVTTMMFGKYRGKKIEEIAQDDPMYLRWMLNNIKELTPDLRMTLKHYLEA